A window of Zingiber officinale cultivar Zhangliang chromosome 5A, Zo_v1.1, whole genome shotgun sequence contains these coding sequences:
- the LOC121979389 gene encoding peroxisomal membrane protein 13-like, which yields IPIFGYLEVWHLQSHVADSSAPAPFEPPSSGSTSHVVEASDTPKPGEVAPIVDTNVTNTNNTLTRPVPPRLWQNYGTSYGGYGSSMYNSSYGSGMYGSYGGLGGSYSDVRCCEFLLSNFYTNRSEYSGLSLVHGRSSPD from the exons ATCCCAATCTTTGGATATCTGGAGGTTTGGCACCTCCAAAGTCATGTAGCAGATTCATCAGCTCCTGCACCATTCGAGCCACCGTCTTCAGGCAGTACCAGCCATGTTGTTGAAGCATCCGATACTCCAAAACCGGGTGAAGTTGCTCCAATTGTTGACACGAATGTAACTAATACCAACAATACTCTTACAAGGCCTGTGCCTCCTAGGCTGTGGCAGAACTATGGTACTAGTTATGGAG GTTATGGATCAAGCATGTACAATTCGAGCTATGGATCTGGCATGTATGGTTCGTATGGGGGTCTTGGAGGATCATATAGTG ATGTAAGGTGTTGTGAATTTCTTTTGTCAAATTTCTATACTAATCGATCAGAATACTCAGGCCTTTCACTTGTTCATGGCCGCTCTTCTCCAGATTAG
- the LOC121979556 gene encoding protein kinase PINOID-like isoform X1 produces the protein MFECRFEGLKQKMLDLAPDSDGESGMEVSNSSESSMSSSGDDSRSSFARLSFNASLTLAAHDILSGEVLCAPSRLPSKPHRGSDPAWAAIRSRSSSVTGDGVLGPRDFKLIRRIGSGDIGTVYLCCLNDDASPCAYAMKVVDKLELEKKKKQERADTEKRILRVLDHPFLPTLFADFDASPHYSCVVMEYCSGGDLHTLRHRQPRLRFSVAATRFYAAEVLLALEYLHMLGIVYRDLKPENILIRGDGHIMLSDFDLSHESTASPTLESLTGDRCVEPSCLPFRGGRTSPPPRPAWFVAEPVGARSCSFVGTHEYIAPEVASGGPHGSAVDWWAYGILLYELLYGRTPFAGATNEATLRNIVKQPLAFPPPATSPSDASSRDLISRLLAKDPAARLGSRRGAADVKAHGFFKGLKWALLRTNRPPTVPGQARTEPNEPVRFDYF, from the exons ATGTTCG AGTGCAGATTTGAAGGTTTGAAGCAAAAAATGTTAGATTTGGCGCCGGATTCCGACGGTGAGAGCGGAATGGAGGTTTCGAATTCGAGCGAGAGCTCGATGAGTAGTAGCGGCGATGACAGCCGGAGTAGCTTTGCGCGCCTCTCCTTCAACGCCTCCTTAACACTGGCTGCTCACGACATTCTCTCCGGCGAGGTCCTCTGCGCTCCGTCGAGGCTACCCTCCAAACCCCACCGCGGGTCTGACCCCGCGTGGGCGGCCATTCGGTCGCGGAGCTCGTCTGTCACGGGGGACGGAGTCCTCGGCCCCCGAGACTTCAAGCTGATCCGACGCATCGGGAGCGGTGACATAGGGACCGTCTACCTCTGCTGCCTCAACGACGACGCGTCGCCGTGCGCGTACGCCATGAAGGTGGTCGACAAGCTGGagctggagaagaagaagaagcaggagaggGCGGACACGGAGAAGAGGATTTTGCGCGTCCTCGACCACCCCTTCCTCCCTACTCTCTTCGCTGACTTCGACGCTTCCCCCCATTACTCTTGCGTGGTGATGGAGTATTGCAGCGGCGGCGATCTACACACCCTCCGCCACCGCCAGCCTCGCCTCCGCTTCTCCGTCGCCGCCACCAG GTTCTATGCGGCGGAGGTGCTGCTGGCGCTCGAATACCTCCACATGCTCGGAATCGTCTACCGCGACCTCAAGCCCGAGAACATCCTCATTCGCGGCGACGGCCACATCATGCTTTCCGACTTCGACCTCTCGCACGAATCCACCGCCTCCCCTACCCTTGAGTCCCTCACCGGCGACCGCTGCGTCGAGCCCTCCTGCCTCCCCTTCCGAGGCGGGCGGACGTCGCCGCCTCCCCGGCCCGCATGGTTCGTGGCGGAGCCGGTGGGTGCCCGCTCGTGCTCCTTCGTCGGCACGCACGAGTACATCGCCCCCGAGGTTGCTTCCGGCGGGCCCCACGGCAGCGCCGTAGACTGGTGGGCCTACGGCATCCTCCTCTACGAGCTGCTCTACGGCCGCACCCCGTTCGCGGGGGCCACAAACGAGGCGACGCTCCGCAACATCGTGAAGCAGCCGCTGGCCTTCCCTCCGCCGGCGACCAGCCCCTCCGACGCCTCCTCGAGGGACCTCATCAGCCGCCTGCTCGCGAAGGACCCGGCGGCGCGCCTGGGATCGCGACGGGGCGCGGCTGACGTCAAGGCCCACGGCTTCTTCAAGGGCCTCAAATGGGCACTGCTTCGCACGAACCGCCCCCCGACGGTGCCCGGCCAGGCTCGAACCGAACCCAACGAACCCGTACGGTTCGATTACTTTTGA
- the LOC121979556 gene encoding protein kinase PINOID-like isoform X2 has protein sequence MLDLAPDSDGESGMEVSNSSESSMSSSGDDSRSSFARLSFNASLTLAAHDILSGEVLCAPSRLPSKPHRGSDPAWAAIRSRSSSVTGDGVLGPRDFKLIRRIGSGDIGTVYLCCLNDDASPCAYAMKVVDKLELEKKKKQERADTEKRILRVLDHPFLPTLFADFDASPHYSCVVMEYCSGGDLHTLRHRQPRLRFSVAATRFYAAEVLLALEYLHMLGIVYRDLKPENILIRGDGHIMLSDFDLSHESTASPTLESLTGDRCVEPSCLPFRGGRTSPPPRPAWFVAEPVGARSCSFVGTHEYIAPEVASGGPHGSAVDWWAYGILLYELLYGRTPFAGATNEATLRNIVKQPLAFPPPATSPSDASSRDLISRLLAKDPAARLGSRRGAADVKAHGFFKGLKWALLRTNRPPTVPGQARTEPNEPVRFDYF, from the exons ATGTTAGATTTGGCGCCGGATTCCGACGGTGAGAGCGGAATGGAGGTTTCGAATTCGAGCGAGAGCTCGATGAGTAGTAGCGGCGATGACAGCCGGAGTAGCTTTGCGCGCCTCTCCTTCAACGCCTCCTTAACACTGGCTGCTCACGACATTCTCTCCGGCGAGGTCCTCTGCGCTCCGTCGAGGCTACCCTCCAAACCCCACCGCGGGTCTGACCCCGCGTGGGCGGCCATTCGGTCGCGGAGCTCGTCTGTCACGGGGGACGGAGTCCTCGGCCCCCGAGACTTCAAGCTGATCCGACGCATCGGGAGCGGTGACATAGGGACCGTCTACCTCTGCTGCCTCAACGACGACGCGTCGCCGTGCGCGTACGCCATGAAGGTGGTCGACAAGCTGGagctggagaagaagaagaagcaggagaggGCGGACACGGAGAAGAGGATTTTGCGCGTCCTCGACCACCCCTTCCTCCCTACTCTCTTCGCTGACTTCGACGCTTCCCCCCATTACTCTTGCGTGGTGATGGAGTATTGCAGCGGCGGCGATCTACACACCCTCCGCCACCGCCAGCCTCGCCTCCGCTTCTCCGTCGCCGCCACCAG GTTCTATGCGGCGGAGGTGCTGCTGGCGCTCGAATACCTCCACATGCTCGGAATCGTCTACCGCGACCTCAAGCCCGAGAACATCCTCATTCGCGGCGACGGCCACATCATGCTTTCCGACTTCGACCTCTCGCACGAATCCACCGCCTCCCCTACCCTTGAGTCCCTCACCGGCGACCGCTGCGTCGAGCCCTCCTGCCTCCCCTTCCGAGGCGGGCGGACGTCGCCGCCTCCCCGGCCCGCATGGTTCGTGGCGGAGCCGGTGGGTGCCCGCTCGTGCTCCTTCGTCGGCACGCACGAGTACATCGCCCCCGAGGTTGCTTCCGGCGGGCCCCACGGCAGCGCCGTAGACTGGTGGGCCTACGGCATCCTCCTCTACGAGCTGCTCTACGGCCGCACCCCGTTCGCGGGGGCCACAAACGAGGCGACGCTCCGCAACATCGTGAAGCAGCCGCTGGCCTTCCCTCCGCCGGCGACCAGCCCCTCCGACGCCTCCTCGAGGGACCTCATCAGCCGCCTGCTCGCGAAGGACCCGGCGGCGCGCCTGGGATCGCGACGGGGCGCGGCTGACGTCAAGGCCCACGGCTTCTTCAAGGGCCTCAAATGGGCACTGCTTCGCACGAACCGCCCCCCGACGGTGCCCGGCCAGGCTCGAACCGAACCCAACGAACCCGTACGGTTCGATTACTTTTGA
- the LOC121979390 gene encoding 40S ribosomal protein S12-like, translating into MVSYPLYIFPAVAESAPVLREPMDLMTALQLVLKKSLAHDGLVRGLHEGAKAIEKHAAQLCILAEGCDQAGYVKLVKALCREHNVHLVIVPSAKTLGEWAGLCKIDSEGKTRKVVGCSCCCEGKEKSIIKFLNRNLTAFHFHFWQDYGEESEALHIVQEYVKYIKY; encoded by the exons ATGGTAAG TTATCCACTTTATATTTTTCCTGCTGTTGCCGAATCAGCTCCAGTTCTTCGTGAGCCCATGGATTTAATGACAGCTTTGCAGCTGGTGTTGAAGAAGTCATTGGCCCATGATGGACTTGTTCGTGGACTTCATGAGGGTGCAAAGGCAATCGAGAAGCATGCTGCTCAGCTTTGCATTCTAGCTGAGGGCTGCGACCAAGCTGGCTATGTCAAACTGGTTAAGGCACTGTGCAGGGAACATAACGTGCACTTGGTAATTGTGCCAAGTGCCAAAACTCTAGGCGAGTGGGCTGGG CTTTGCAAGATCGATTCAGAGGGCAAAACAAGGAAAGTGGTGGGATGCTCGTGTTGTTGTGAGGGTAAAGAAAAATCTATCATCAAATTTCTTAATAGAAACTTAA CTGCATTCCATTTTCATTTCTGGCAGGATTATGGTGAAGAATCCGAGGCCCTTCACATAGTTCAGGAATATGTCAAGTACATTAAGTATTGA
- the LOC121979555 gene encoding disease resistance protein RPP8-like isoform X1, producing MKEAEMAYTAVNLVVGKLGELASSEVVGLLNVDGEVKSLTETLALIQSFLRDADQKPRYEQSHSLQEWMRQIRNLAFEMEDLVDEYATRLGRASADGGRKSRLRRIAAFPSRIRTRHRLASRLQDIHARFQDVCKQASQLGVQLGSSSSSSSSSSAANATLARRFELEEDIVGFDEDMKDIKRQLFDVSSTSRVVLSVVGPGGLGKTTLANKIFRSTDVKNYFQRKAWVFVSQKYEVKELLRSIVKQVFDFKDGEEKGMEELEMKEKLWEHLSDGRRYLVVMDDIWEVAAWNAIKAAFPKESTGSRVLLTTRKMNVANVADVPPHKLKVWNAEESWNLFCRKAFRTACCPPELEQFKVDIFKKTKGLPLAIVVLGGILRGTNQASEWRKKLEYISYEFREGEDQILRILALSYHDLPHHLKPCFLYFAAFPEDYSISAERIRLLWIAEGFIQTKDKVDQTMEDLAEAYLKDLIDRSMLQMERVDHLYARDVRIHDLLLDLARHEARELHFFGSIDDIGEDDPRALRRLSVTENANDHISLNCSTTKLRSLVVCLNEGFQRPLAAAIAGAKFLRVLDIQKLPIEHIPKEIGDLILLRYLNLSQSKLEELPSSIGNLIHLQTFDIRMTKIQHLPDAFWKIRTLRHVFLNNENTSMPKATYCPEDIQTLVNISSGPWICDGGVLEKLRNLRRLHLKNMSSSDGDALANAIQNLSRLEMLTLFGESLPVSVLLTSSCCRHLQILYLRGPWARPARIHIDAENSSIFSNLIYLAIWQTRLEKDKDIAMLASLANLQTLQLRIDAFVGRVLVFPKRGFPRLQEILLYRLSAMEQWEVGEGAMPLLRDLRLWDCKNMRMLPEGLVRLTELKQIEISGMEMIERRVDKHTGEDYHKIKHVPCIEVN from the exons ATGAA AGAAGCAGAGATGGCGTACACGGCGGTGAACTTGGTGGTGGGGAAGCTGGGCGAGCTTGCTTCCAGCGAGGTCGTCGGCCTCCTGAACGTGGACGGAGAGGTCAAGTCGCTGACGGAAACACTGGCACTGATTCAATCCTTTCTCAGGGATGCCGACCAGAAGCCCAGATACGAGCAGAGCCACTCTCTGCAGGAGTGGATGAGGCAGATCCGGAACTTGGCGTTCGAGATGGAGGACCTGGTGGACGAATACGCGACGCGGCTAGGCCGCGCTTCAGCCGACGGCGGCCGGAAGAGCCGTCTCCGACGCATCGCCGCCTTCCCCTCCCGGATCCGCACTCGCCATAGGCTCGCGAGCCGCCTGCAGGACATCCATGCCAGATTTCAAGATGTATGCAAACAAGCATCGCAACTTGGCGTCCAATtaggctcctcctcctcctcctcctcctcctcctctgcagCCAACGCAACGCTTGCTCGAAG ATTTGAACTAGAAGAAGACATTGTCGGATTTGACGAAGATATGAAAGACATCAAAAGGCAGTTGTTCGACGTTAGTTCAACATCTCGCGTTGTCCTTTCGGTCGTCGGTCCTGGTGGTTTGGGCAAGACAACGCTGGCGAATAAGATCTTCAGGAGCACAGATGTCAAAAACTATTTCCAGCGCAAGGCATGGGTGTTCGTGTCGCAGAAGTACGAGGTTAAAGAACTCTTGCGCAGCATTGTGAAGCAAGTGTTTGACTTCAAGGATGGGGAAGAAAAAGGCATGGAAGAACTAGAGATGAAGGAAAAGTTGTGGGAGCACTTGAGCGACGGAAGAAGGTACCTAGTCGTGATGGATGATATTTGGGAGGTGGCAGCTTGGAACGCCATTAAAGCAGCTTTCCCAAAAGAATCGACTGGATCCAGAGTGTTGCTGACCACACGCAAGATGAACGTTGCGAACGTTGCCGATGTTCCTCCACACAAGCTGAAAGTTTGGAATGCGGAAGAGAGCTGGAATTTGTTCTGCAGGAAAGCTTTCCGCACAGCGTGCTGCCCGCCGGAGTTGGAGCAATTCAAGGTAGATATCTTCAAAAAAACTAAAGGACTGCCTCTTGCCATTGTGGTGCTTGGAGGAATTTTGAGAGGTACAAATCAAGCTAGTGAATGGAGGAAAAAGCTGGAGTATATTTCTTATGAATTCAGAGAAGGAGAAGACCAAATCCTCAGAATATTAGCTCTCAGTTATCATGATCTTCCGCATCATTTGAAGCCTTGCTTCCTCTATTTTGCAGCGTTTCCTGAGGATTATAGTATCAGTGCAGAGAGGATAAGACTTTTATGGATCGCTGAGGGTTTCATACAAACCAAGGACAAAGTGGATCAAACAATGGAGGACCTCGCCGAGGCATATTTGAAGGATTTGATCGACAGGTCCATGTTACAAATGGAAAGAGTGGATCACCTTTATGCACGGGATGTTCGCATTCATGATCTTCTTCTTGATCTAGCACGTCATGAAGCTCGTGAGCTTCACTTCTTCGGGTCCATTGATGATATAGGTGAAGATGATCCAAGAGCTTTACGGCGTCTCAGTGTCACTGAAAATGCCAATGACCATATCTCATTGAACTGCTCTACCACTAAACTACGGTCACTTGTAGTTTGTCTGAATGAAGGTTTTCAGAGACCGCTGGCAGCTGCCATTGCCGGAGCGAAGTTCCTCAGAGTCTTGGATATTCAGAAACTGCCCATTGAACACATACCAAAGGAGATTGGGGACTTGATCCTGTTAAGGTATCTAAATTTGAGCCAATCAAAATTGGAGGAGCTGCCTTCGTCCATCGGAAACCTCATCCACTTGCAGACTTTCGATATTCGAATGACTAAGATTCAACATTTGCCGGATGCATTTTGGAAAATCAGAACACTGAGACATGTATTCCTCAATAACGAGAACACGAGCATGCCTAAAGCAACATACTGCCCGGAGGACATTCAGACACTTGTGAATATTTCAAGTGGTCCATGGATATGTGATGGTGGTGTACTGGAGAAGCTGAGAAATCTTCGAAGACTGCATTTGAAGAACATGTCAAGCTCTGATGGGGATGCTTTAGCCAATGCAATCCAGAACCTTTCCCGGCTCGAGATGTTGACATTGTTTGGGGAATCGTTGCCGGTGAGTGTCCTCCTAACTTCATCTTGTTGCCGTCATCTTCAGATTCTGTATTTGAGAGGACCATGGGCAAGGCCTGCAAGGATTCACATAGATGCAGAAAATTCCAGCATATTTTCCAACCTGATCTATCTCGCTATTTGGCAAACAAGGTTGGAAAAGGATAAAGATATTGCGATGCTGGCATCTCTCGCAAACCTTCAAACTCTTCAATTGCGTATTGATGCATTTGTAGGAAGAGTTTTGGTGTTTCCAAAGCGAGGGTTTCCTCGTCTCCAAGAGATCCTACTGTATAGATTGAGTGCCATGGAGCAGTGGGAAGTGGGAGAGGGAGCAATGCCTCTCCTTCGGGACCTAAGACTTTGGGACTGCAAAAACATGAGAATGCTACCAGAGGGACTTGTAAGATTGACTGAGCTCAAACAAATTGAAATAAGCGGAATGGAAATGATAGAGAGAAGGGTCGACAAACATACTGGAGAAGATTATCACAAGATCAAGCATGTTCCTTGCATTGAAGTAAATTGA
- the LOC121979555 gene encoding disease resistance protein RPP8-like isoform X2: MAYTAVNLVVGKLGELASSEVVGLLNVDGEVKSLTETLALIQSFLRDADQKPRYEQSHSLQEWMRQIRNLAFEMEDLVDEYATRLGRASADGGRKSRLRRIAAFPSRIRTRHRLASRLQDIHARFQDVCKQASQLGVQLGSSSSSSSSSSAANATLARRFELEEDIVGFDEDMKDIKRQLFDVSSTSRVVLSVVGPGGLGKTTLANKIFRSTDVKNYFQRKAWVFVSQKYEVKELLRSIVKQVFDFKDGEEKGMEELEMKEKLWEHLSDGRRYLVVMDDIWEVAAWNAIKAAFPKESTGSRVLLTTRKMNVANVADVPPHKLKVWNAEESWNLFCRKAFRTACCPPELEQFKVDIFKKTKGLPLAIVVLGGILRGTNQASEWRKKLEYISYEFREGEDQILRILALSYHDLPHHLKPCFLYFAAFPEDYSISAERIRLLWIAEGFIQTKDKVDQTMEDLAEAYLKDLIDRSMLQMERVDHLYARDVRIHDLLLDLARHEARELHFFGSIDDIGEDDPRALRRLSVTENANDHISLNCSTTKLRSLVVCLNEGFQRPLAAAIAGAKFLRVLDIQKLPIEHIPKEIGDLILLRYLNLSQSKLEELPSSIGNLIHLQTFDIRMTKIQHLPDAFWKIRTLRHVFLNNENTSMPKATYCPEDIQTLVNISSGPWICDGGVLEKLRNLRRLHLKNMSSSDGDALANAIQNLSRLEMLTLFGESLPVSVLLTSSCCRHLQILYLRGPWARPARIHIDAENSSIFSNLIYLAIWQTRLEKDKDIAMLASLANLQTLQLRIDAFVGRVLVFPKRGFPRLQEILLYRLSAMEQWEVGEGAMPLLRDLRLWDCKNMRMLPEGLVRLTELKQIEISGMEMIERRVDKHTGEDYHKIKHVPCIEVN, encoded by the exons ATGGCGTACACGGCGGTGAACTTGGTGGTGGGGAAGCTGGGCGAGCTTGCTTCCAGCGAGGTCGTCGGCCTCCTGAACGTGGACGGAGAGGTCAAGTCGCTGACGGAAACACTGGCACTGATTCAATCCTTTCTCAGGGATGCCGACCAGAAGCCCAGATACGAGCAGAGCCACTCTCTGCAGGAGTGGATGAGGCAGATCCGGAACTTGGCGTTCGAGATGGAGGACCTGGTGGACGAATACGCGACGCGGCTAGGCCGCGCTTCAGCCGACGGCGGCCGGAAGAGCCGTCTCCGACGCATCGCCGCCTTCCCCTCCCGGATCCGCACTCGCCATAGGCTCGCGAGCCGCCTGCAGGACATCCATGCCAGATTTCAAGATGTATGCAAACAAGCATCGCAACTTGGCGTCCAATtaggctcctcctcctcctcctcctcctcctcctctgcagCCAACGCAACGCTTGCTCGAAG ATTTGAACTAGAAGAAGACATTGTCGGATTTGACGAAGATATGAAAGACATCAAAAGGCAGTTGTTCGACGTTAGTTCAACATCTCGCGTTGTCCTTTCGGTCGTCGGTCCTGGTGGTTTGGGCAAGACAACGCTGGCGAATAAGATCTTCAGGAGCACAGATGTCAAAAACTATTTCCAGCGCAAGGCATGGGTGTTCGTGTCGCAGAAGTACGAGGTTAAAGAACTCTTGCGCAGCATTGTGAAGCAAGTGTTTGACTTCAAGGATGGGGAAGAAAAAGGCATGGAAGAACTAGAGATGAAGGAAAAGTTGTGGGAGCACTTGAGCGACGGAAGAAGGTACCTAGTCGTGATGGATGATATTTGGGAGGTGGCAGCTTGGAACGCCATTAAAGCAGCTTTCCCAAAAGAATCGACTGGATCCAGAGTGTTGCTGACCACACGCAAGATGAACGTTGCGAACGTTGCCGATGTTCCTCCACACAAGCTGAAAGTTTGGAATGCGGAAGAGAGCTGGAATTTGTTCTGCAGGAAAGCTTTCCGCACAGCGTGCTGCCCGCCGGAGTTGGAGCAATTCAAGGTAGATATCTTCAAAAAAACTAAAGGACTGCCTCTTGCCATTGTGGTGCTTGGAGGAATTTTGAGAGGTACAAATCAAGCTAGTGAATGGAGGAAAAAGCTGGAGTATATTTCTTATGAATTCAGAGAAGGAGAAGACCAAATCCTCAGAATATTAGCTCTCAGTTATCATGATCTTCCGCATCATTTGAAGCCTTGCTTCCTCTATTTTGCAGCGTTTCCTGAGGATTATAGTATCAGTGCAGAGAGGATAAGACTTTTATGGATCGCTGAGGGTTTCATACAAACCAAGGACAAAGTGGATCAAACAATGGAGGACCTCGCCGAGGCATATTTGAAGGATTTGATCGACAGGTCCATGTTACAAATGGAAAGAGTGGATCACCTTTATGCACGGGATGTTCGCATTCATGATCTTCTTCTTGATCTAGCACGTCATGAAGCTCGTGAGCTTCACTTCTTCGGGTCCATTGATGATATAGGTGAAGATGATCCAAGAGCTTTACGGCGTCTCAGTGTCACTGAAAATGCCAATGACCATATCTCATTGAACTGCTCTACCACTAAACTACGGTCACTTGTAGTTTGTCTGAATGAAGGTTTTCAGAGACCGCTGGCAGCTGCCATTGCCGGAGCGAAGTTCCTCAGAGTCTTGGATATTCAGAAACTGCCCATTGAACACATACCAAAGGAGATTGGGGACTTGATCCTGTTAAGGTATCTAAATTTGAGCCAATCAAAATTGGAGGAGCTGCCTTCGTCCATCGGAAACCTCATCCACTTGCAGACTTTCGATATTCGAATGACTAAGATTCAACATTTGCCGGATGCATTTTGGAAAATCAGAACACTGAGACATGTATTCCTCAATAACGAGAACACGAGCATGCCTAAAGCAACATACTGCCCGGAGGACATTCAGACACTTGTGAATATTTCAAGTGGTCCATGGATATGTGATGGTGGTGTACTGGAGAAGCTGAGAAATCTTCGAAGACTGCATTTGAAGAACATGTCAAGCTCTGATGGGGATGCTTTAGCCAATGCAATCCAGAACCTTTCCCGGCTCGAGATGTTGACATTGTTTGGGGAATCGTTGCCGGTGAGTGTCCTCCTAACTTCATCTTGTTGCCGTCATCTTCAGATTCTGTATTTGAGAGGACCATGGGCAAGGCCTGCAAGGATTCACATAGATGCAGAAAATTCCAGCATATTTTCCAACCTGATCTATCTCGCTATTTGGCAAACAAGGTTGGAAAAGGATAAAGATATTGCGATGCTGGCATCTCTCGCAAACCTTCAAACTCTTCAATTGCGTATTGATGCATTTGTAGGAAGAGTTTTGGTGTTTCCAAAGCGAGGGTTTCCTCGTCTCCAAGAGATCCTACTGTATAGATTGAGTGCCATGGAGCAGTGGGAAGTGGGAGAGGGAGCAATGCCTCTCCTTCGGGACCTAAGACTTTGGGACTGCAAAAACATGAGAATGCTACCAGAGGGACTTGTAAGATTGACTGAGCTCAAACAAATTGAAATAAGCGGAATGGAAATGATAGAGAGAAGGGTCGACAAACATACTGGAGAAGATTATCACAAGATCAAGCATGTTCCTTGCATTGAAGTAAATTGA